Proteins from a genomic interval of Bacteroidota bacterium:
- a CDS encoding winged helix DNA-binding domain-containing protein, giving the protein MKFSDIANIRLAGQQISGTQHTSAGELLQWMGAMQAQDYAMATWAVGVRLTNTTLQHIESAINEGEILRTHLMRPTWHFVSSADIDWMLDLTSPQIKSSMKSRNKQLELTDALIAKSNRVISKVLEDGRHSTREELITALNKSKIPTDENRASHLFMCAELDKVICSGSLKSNKQTFALFDKRVKKRPALHREEAITKLAAKYFQSHCPATLQDFIWWSGLSAKDAKSGLENNKNGLISETTVVR; this is encoded by the coding sequence ATGAAATTTTCCGACATAGCAAATATACGGTTAGCCGGCCAGCAAATTTCAGGGACACAACATACTTCTGCAGGCGAATTGCTGCAATGGATGGGTGCCATGCAGGCACAGGATTATGCCATGGCAACATGGGCTGTCGGAGTCCGGTTAACCAATACAACACTTCAGCACATTGAATCAGCCATAAATGAAGGCGAAATACTGCGTACACATTTGATGAGGCCGACCTGGCACTTTGTATCATCAGCAGATATTGATTGGATGCTTGATTTAACATCACCGCAGATTAAATCATCGATGAAATCAAGAAATAAACAACTGGAATTAACCGATGCGTTAATAGCAAAAAGTAACCGAGTCATAAGTAAGGTTTTGGAAGATGGCAGACATTCAACGCGTGAAGAGTTGATAACAGCATTAAATAAGTCCAAAATACCCACCGATGAAAACAGAGCATCTCATCTGTTTATGTGCGCGGAATTGGATAAAGTAATTTGCAGCGGTTCTCTAAAGTCGAATAAACAGACCTTTGCGCTTTTTGATAAAAGAGTCAAAAAAAGACCTGCTCTGCACAGGGAGGAGGCAATAACAAAGCTTGCCGCAAAATATTTTCAGAGCCACTGCCCCGCAACATTACAGGATTTCATCTGGTGGTCGGGGTTATCAGCCAAAGATGCAAAATCAGGATTAGAGAATAATAAGAATGGATTAATCTCAGAAACCACTGTTGTCCGGTAA
- a CDS encoding FISUMP domain-containing protein: MRTIAFTILFIGSCLTIQAQNYLIDFSGTGVSNSVDSVKIENLSQCTSLTIAGSDVLNLNPLVGMDESGNRQDFGISVFPNPSSGHCSLVFDATSDNDVSFGLLDMNGKTVLQQKEFLSSGHHTFQLSGIPGGVYGLTIESGKCRYSVKLISNAALQGNPIIKKTESTMSINNLQAGSGNGETRKMSASKSIIGMQFNAGDTLKLTGKSGNCRTISMLFPTHNQTVTFNFVKCADADSNYYAVVQIGNQVWMQENLKATHYRDGSPIPNVPDSATWTNLSSGAYCNYHNDTAEGTYYGRLYNWYVIADSRNICPVGWHVASNPEWNIMEKFLDPTVDTSAWMGRGQKIGRILKEGCTTRWAYLDTTRGWNCAGFTALCTNFRNNTGAWSLAPNNDHDDAFWTSSSYSATTAWGLSLRWCFGDIYAIPLLNKKTGQSIRCIKD; this comes from the coding sequence ATGAGAACAATTGCATTTACAATTTTGTTTATCGGCAGCTGTCTGACCATTCAGGCACAAAATTATCTGATTGATTTTTCGGGCACGGGCGTTAGCAACAGCGTTGACTCGGTCAAAATTGAAAATCTGTCGCAGTGCACAAGTCTTACCATTGCAGGAAGCGATGTATTGAATCTGAACCCGCTCGTTGGAATGGATGAATCCGGCAATCGTCAGGATTTTGGAATATCTGTATTCCCCAATCCTTCATCGGGTCATTGTTCGCTGGTGTTTGATGCCACTTCAGACAATGATGTCAGTTTCGGATTACTTGACATGAACGGAAAAACAGTTCTTCAGCAAAAGGAGTTTCTGTCTTCAGGGCATCACACATTTCAGCTGTCGGGCATTCCCGGGGGTGTGTACGGCCTGACCATCGAATCGGGTAAATGCAGGTATTCGGTAAAGTTAATAAGCAATGCAGCCTTACAAGGCAACCCGATTATTAAAAAGACAGAATCAACAATGAGTATAAATAACCTGCAAGCGGGTTCCGGAAACGGTGAAACGAGGAAAATGAGTGCATCAAAATCAATCATAGGAATGCAATTTAATGCAGGCGATACCTTAAAACTCACCGGTAAATCAGGAAACTGCAGGACGATAAGCATGCTGTTCCCGACACACAACCAAACAGTGACTTTTAATTTCGTGAAATGCGCGGATGCAGACAGTAACTATTATGCCGTAGTGCAGATAGGCAATCAGGTATGGATGCAGGAAAACCTCAAAGCCACGCATTACCGCGACGGTTCCCCTATTCCGAATGTACCTGACAGCGCCACATGGACAAACCTAAGTAGCGGAGCCTATTGCAATTACCATAATGATACTGCCGAAGGAACCTATTATGGGCGGTTGTACAACTGGTATGTTATAGCCGACAGCAGAAACATTTGTCCGGTCGGCTGGCACGTGGCATCCAATCCCGAATGGAATATAATGGAAAAATTTCTCGATCCTACGGTCGATACATCCGCATGGATGGGCAGGGGTCAGAAAATTGGACGGATACTGAAAGAAGGCTGCACGACACGCTGGGCCTATCTGGATACTACCCGTGGATGGAACTGCGCAGGCTTTACGGCGCTTTGCACCAATTTCAGGAATAATACCGGTGCATGGAGTCTGGCGCCCAACAATGATCATGATGACGCTTTCTGGACATCAAGTTCTTATTCCGCAACAACAGCCTGGGGACTGAGTCTGCGCTGGTGCTTCGGCGACATCTATGCCATACCACTATTGAACAAGAAAACAGGCCAGTCGATCAGATGTATCAAGGATTAA
- a CDS encoding radical SAM protein — translation MLQQINKKLLPGNYFFAPNWIILGVNNACNLHCKMCDVGTKSNETIFAQNLMGTEPLNMPSELIRKVIDQTAQHFPKAKLGYAFTEPLIYPHLEESLQYAFKKNIKTAVTTNALTLKQNAAKLVSGNLGELYISLDGPQKIHNEIRGNQQSFQKAIEGIDEIYRLNPSLPISIFCVITEWNIGHLNEFARFFKDYPIQTMGFMHTNFTPQSVADHHNTLWGNAYKATSSNVDFTTINNYNLELLWEEIQQLKSLNCNFPVTFSPEIATKEKLVEFYKNPEIKIGKSCSNIFATIMIKSDGSVIPAHGRCYNLQIGNLYSDNLKEIWHSKVLARFRSDLMKNEGLLPACSRCCSAF, via the coding sequence TTGTTACAACAGATTAATAAAAAACTACTTCCCGGAAATTATTTTTTTGCTCCCAATTGGATTATCCTTGGCGTAAACAATGCTTGTAATCTTCATTGTAAAATGTGTGATGTGGGCACAAAAAGCAATGAAACAATTTTTGCGCAAAACCTGATGGGTACTGAGCCGTTGAACATGCCATCAGAGCTGATCAGGAAGGTTATTGACCAGACTGCTCAACATTTTCCAAAAGCAAAACTGGGTTATGCTTTTACAGAGCCGCTGATATATCCACATCTTGAAGAATCGCTACAATATGCCTTTAAGAAAAACATTAAAACTGCAGTAACAACGAATGCGCTGACATTAAAACAAAACGCAGCCAAATTGGTATCGGGTAATCTGGGCGAATTGTATATTTCGCTGGACGGGCCACAGAAAATCCACAATGAGATAAGAGGAAATCAACAATCATTTCAAAAAGCTATCGAAGGCATCGACGAAATATATCGGTTAAACCCGTCGTTACCCATTTCTATTTTTTGTGTAATTACTGAATGGAATATTGGCCATTTAAATGAATTTGCACGCTTCTTTAAAGATTATCCCATACAAACAATGGGGTTTATGCATACAAACTTTACCCCACAATCCGTTGCCGACCATCACAATACGTTATGGGGAAACGCCTACAAAGCGACCTCTTCCAATGTTGACTTCACAACTATTAATAATTATAATCTTGAGCTATTGTGGGAAGAAATACAACAACTGAAATCACTGAACTGTAATTTCCCGGTTACGTTCTCACCTGAAATAGCCACCAAAGAGAAACTGGTCGAATTTTATAAAAATCCTGAAATAAAAATCGGAAAAAGTTGCAGTAATATTTTTGCTACTATAATGATAAAATCTGATGGCAGTGTTATTCCTGCTCACGGCAGGTGTTATAATCTGCAAATAGGAAATCTATATTCCGACAACTTAAAAGAAATCTGGCATTCAAAGGTTTTAGCCAGATTCAGGTCTGATTTAATGAAAAACGAAGGACTGCTCCCCGCTTGCAGCAGATGCTGCAGTGCTTTTTAA
- a CDS encoding tautomerase family protein yields the protein MPIVQISILPQSAEKKAEMSKVITDEIHRITGIRKEAMIILFYELPAENCADGGEMLSEKFKRMEPKG from the coding sequence ATGCCTATTGTACAAATTTCAATATTGCCGCAGTCAGCAGAAAAGAAAGCTGAAATGTCGAAAGTAATAACCGACGAAATCCATCGCATCACGGGAATCAGAAAAGAAGCCATGATAATTTTATTTTATGAATTGCCCGCCGAGAATTGTGCTGATGGCGGCGAAATGCTTTCCGAAAAATTTAAAAGAATGGAGCCCAAAGGATAA